The nucleotide window GGCGAGAGTTGCTACACCCGGTCGATGTGGTCGTAGACGCGTTCGGTCGTCTGGATACTCGCGTGTCTGAGCCGGTTCCGCACGTCGTAGAACGTGTTCCCCTCCTCGACGTTCAGCATTCGATACGCGACGCTGTGGCGTAGTGTGTGCGGCGTCACGTCTTCCGGCTCGCCGCGCCCGGTGAGCGTCATCGGACGCACGTCCGCGGCGACTGCGGCGGCTCGAACCACGTTTCGCACCGACTCGGTCGACATCCGTTCCGCCTGTCGCGAGGGCCACAGCGCCGGCGACTCCTTCCACCGCCCGCCGAGGTACATCCGGAGCGTCCGCACGGTCTCGTCGGCGAGCCCGATCTCGGTGTAGCTCGGCGATCGGTCGGTCGGGTAGTCTTTCTGGAGCCCGGCCGGAAGCGCGATCACGCCGTCGTCGAGGTCGACGTGGTCCTCGACGTCGAGCGCGATCGCCTCGCTCACCCGGAGCCCCGTGTCGTACAGCGTCGCGATCAGCGCGTCGTTGCGCGTAGCAAGGTACGTCGCGCTCGCTTCGACGGTTGCGCTCCGCATCGCGTCGACTTGGTCCGGCTTCAGCCAGACGGTCGCTTTCTCTTCAGTTTGGGTTTCCATAATTCGGTGTGTTTCACAGGATGTCGTTTATAAGTGGTACAGCGGAGGGAACGGCTCAGTTTGGGATTCTGTAACAAGAATCCCAAACTCGTCTTAGGCGTTGACACACCTCCGATCAACTCTCTCGGTCTGTTGCTCACTCATGCTGTCCTCCGTCGGTCGCGACCGGCACCGTCCGCCCGCCGAACCGGTCGAGCCCTGTCTGTTGCTCCGTCTCGCCACCGTCCGGCTGCCGGAGGTCTTTGTCAATCGCGCGCCGGAGCCACCCCATCTGCTCGCCGATACCGCCGAGGTCCGCTTCGGCGAACACGTCGACCACGTTGAGCTGCGGCCCGAGCGGCTCGAAGGCGATCTCGTCCTCGTGGGCGATCGCGTCCTGATAGATACTGGCGTAGTCGCGGCCGGCGAGTAGGAGCACCTCGTCTGCGTGCGAGTGGTCGGTAAACGGCGACCGGAGTGACCTGCTTACTTCTTCGACCAGCACTTGCCGGTCGCAGTCGTCGAGCGTGGTGTCGTACGGCTCGATCGTCCGCTTCGACCAAACGAGTCCGTGTTCGGCGCTCAGAATGACGACGCGGTCGGCGAAGTGTTCTGCGTACTCCAGCTTGAGCGCGAAGTAGTTGCTCGTGTAGAGTTCCCTCGCCTGCGAAGCCTCGTCGCGCTTCGCGTTTCCACAGCCGATGACGGCGATCGTCTGCGTGGTCTCGTCGGTGGATCGATCGCTCATGCCGAACCACCTGCCCACTTCGCGAGCGTGTGCTGTTCTTCGGGTTCTGGCACCGCGTAGTCCATCTTGTCCTCCGTATCGATCTCGTGGACATCGGCGAGATGCCATCCGAACGCGTTCCCCGAGGGGAACCGCTCGTCACACACCTTACAGCGGAACGGCTCGGAGATCCCGATGACTACCGGCTTCGGTTCCCCGAGCTTGTCTCGGCGGACGTAGTGCCACCCACTCCACTGTGGGTGTCCTACGATCGAATCGACGAGTTTCGACCGCAGAACACCGTCTATCTGATAGAGCCCCCGTTTCCAGTGGTCGAGGTTTTCGGAGTAGTGGAGGTGTTCGAGACGGCCGTGTGGCCCGCGGAACAGGTACGTATCGCTCGACGTCCACTCGTCGATGACTCGCACACCGACGCTACTGGTGAGGGTGTCGAGGATCGTATCTGCGAGACGATTGTCTCCGGATCGATCAGTCATCGCTACCACCCGGCTGCGGCATGAACCAGCGAACCTCCTCCCGCTCGAAGAACGACGCCCCGCAGTTTGGGCATTTTCGCCGGTAAGGGTTGAACGAGTCCTCGGAGACGGTCTCTTGCCAGCCACAATCACAAATATTCACGTCAGTCGCCATCAGCCACCTCCTCGGTTGCGAACAGCCCCCCGCACCAATGGCAGAAGTAATCGACATCCGGATCGTCG belongs to Halorubrum sp. DM2 and includes:
- a CDS encoding tyrosine-type recombinase/integrase, which gives rise to METQTEEKATVWLKPDQVDAMRSATVEASATYLATRNDALIATLYDTGLRVSEAIALDVEDHVDLDDGVIALPAGLQKDYPTDRSPSYTEIGLADETVRTLRMYLGGRWKESPALWPSRQAERMSTESVRNVVRAAAVAADVRPMTLTGRGEPEDVTPHTLRHSVAYRMLNVEEGNTFYDVRNRLRHASIQTTERVYDHIDRV
- a CDS encoding DUF6884 domain-containing protein, producing MSDRSTDETTQTIAVIGCGNAKRDEASQARELYTSNYFALKLEYAEHFADRVVILSAEHGLVWSKRTIEPYDTTLDDCDRQVLVEEVSRSLRSPFTDHSHADEVLLLAGRDYASIYQDAIAHEDEIAFEPLGPQLNVVDVFAEADLGGIGEQMGWLRRAIDKDLRQPDGGETEQQTGLDRFGGRTVPVATDGGQHE
- a CDS encoding C2H2-type zinc finger protein; this encodes MTDRSGDNRLADTILDTLTSSVGVRVIDEWTSSDTYLFRGPHGRLEHLHYSENLDHWKRGLYQIDGVLRSKLVDSIVGHPQWSGWHYVRRDKLGEPKPVVIGISEPFRCKVCDERFPSGNAFGWHLADVHEIDTEDKMDYAVPEPEEQHTLAKWAGGSA